A portion of the Ficedula albicollis isolate OC2 chromosome 4, FicAlb1.5, whole genome shotgun sequence genome contains these proteins:
- the RBM47 gene encoding RNA-binding protein 47 isoform X2, whose protein sequence is MVLGAELGSRFHQAVNEFDTMTAEDSTARMSNDSANVATTKVPEGVAGAPNEAALLALMARTGYSMIQENGQRKYGGPPPGWDGLHPPRGCEVFVGKIPRDVYEDELVPVFESVGRIYEMRLMMDFDGKNRGYAFVMYTQKHEAKRAVRELNNYEIRPGRLLGVCCSVDNCRLFIGGIPKMKKREEILEEIAKVTEGVLDVIVYASAADKMKNRGFAFVEYESHRAAAMARRKLMPGRIQLWGHQIAVDWAEPEIDVDEDVMETVKILYVRNLMIETTEDTIKKVFGQFNPGCVERVKKIRDYAFVHFTTREDAIHAMNNLNGVELEGSCLEVTLAKPVDKEQYTRYQKAAKGGAAATSEVTQQPNYVYSCDPYTLAYYGYPYNALIGPNRDYFVKAGSIRGRGRGAAGNRAPGPRGSYLGGYSAGRGIYSRYHEGKGKQQEKGYELVPNLELPAVNPVAIKPGAVAIPAIGAQYSMFQAAPPAKMMEDGKIHTVEHIINPIAVQQDPASAAAAAAAAAAAAVIPAVSTPPPFQGRPITPVYTMAPNVPRIPAAGIYGTSYVPFAAPAAATATIATLQKNAAAAAAAYGGYAGYIPPAFPAAAIQVPIHDVYQTY, encoded by the exons GTTCCATCAGGCTGTGAATGAGTTTGACACCATGACTGCTGAGGATTCCACTGCAAGGATGAGCAATGATTCCGCTAACGTGGCCACCACAAAAGTCCCCGAAGGTGTCGCCGGTGCCCCCAACGAGGcggccctgctggccctgaTGGCCCGCACCGGGTACAGCATGATCCAGGAGAACGGGCAGCGCAAGTACGGGGGCCCTCCTCCCGGCTGGGACGGGCTGCACCCTCCGCGCGGCTGCGAGGTCTTCGTGGGCAAAATCCCCCGCGACGTCTACGAGGACGAGCTCGTGCCCGTCTTCGAGTCCGTGGGCCGCATCTACGAGATGCGCCTGATGATGGACTTCGACGGGAAGAACCGCGGCTACGCCTTCGTCATGTACACGCAGAAGCACGAGGCGAAGCGCGCCGTCAGGGAGCTGAACAACTACGAGATCCGCCCCGGCAGGCTGCTGGGCGTGTGCTGCAGCGTGGACAACTGCCGCCTCTTCATCGGAGGCATTCCCAAGATGAAGAAGAGAGAGGAGATCCTGGAAGAGATTGCCAAGGTGACAGAAGGCGTGCTGGATGTCATCGTGTACGCCAGCGCCGCGGACAAGATGAAGAACAGAGGCTTTGCCTTTGTGGAGTACGAGAGCCATCGAGCAGCGGCCATGGCCAGGAGAAAACTCATGCCAGGAAGGATCCAGCTGTGGGGGCATCAAATCGCTGTTGACTGGGCAGAACCAGAGATAGATGTGGATGAAGATGTCATGGAGACTGTTAAGATCCTCTATGTGAGGAATTTAATGATTGAGACCACAGAGGACACCATTAAAAAGGTGTTTGGTCAGTTTAACCCTGGCTGTGTggagagagtgaaaaaaatacGCGATTACGCCTTTGTGCACTTTACAACCAGGGAAGATGCCATTCATGCCATGAACAACCTCAATGGAGTTGAACTGGAAGGCTCGTGCCTGGAGGTTACTTTGGCCAAGCCAGTGGACAAGGAGCAGTACACTCGCTAccagaaagcagcaaaaggaggggctgcagcaacCTCCGAAGTAACTCAGCAACCTAACTATGTTTACTCTTGTGATCCATACACACTAGCATACTATGGATATCCATACAATGCCCTGATCGGGCCCAACAGAGATTACTTTGTGAAAG CAGGCAGCATACGAGGCAGAGGGCGAGGTGCAGCTGGCAACAGAGCTCCGGGTCCCAGGGGCTCCTACCTGGGGGGATACTCTGCTGGCCGTGGAATCTACAGCAGGTACCAtgaaggcaaaggaaaacagcaagagaaaggaTATGAGCTGGTTCCCAACTTGGAGCTACCTGCAGTCAACCCAGTGGCCATTAAGCCTGGGGCAG TGGCCATCCCTGCCATTGGTGCCCAGTACTCCATGTTCCAGGCGGCACCGCCAGCCAAGATGATGGAAGATGGCAAAATCCACACTGTTGAGCACATCATCAACCCTATAGCTGTCCAGCAGGACCCAGCTAGTGCAGCAGCTgccgcagcagcagctgcagctgcagctgtaatACCAGCTGTCTCAACACCTCCTCCCTTCCAG GGCCGCCCCATCACGCCGGTGTACACCATGGCTCCCAACGTGCCGCGGATCCCCGCCGCCGGGATTTACGGGACAAGTTACGTGCCGTTCGCGGCGCCCGCCGCGGCCACGGCCACAATAGCCACGCTACAGAAGAACGCGGCGGCCGCCGCCGCTGCCTACGGAGGGTACGCCGGCTACATCCCCCCGGCCTTCCCGGCCGCCGCCATCCAGGTGCCCATCCACGACGTCTACCAGACGTACTGA
- the RBM47 gene encoding RNA-binding protein 47 isoform X1, producing MVLGAELGSRFHQAVNEFDTMTAEDSTARMSNDSANVATTKVPEGVAGAPNEAALLALMARTGYSMIQENGQRKYGGPPPGWDGLHPPRGCEVFVGKIPRDVYEDELVPVFESVGRIYEMRLMMDFDGKNRGYAFVMYTQKHEAKRAVRELNNYEIRPGRLLGVCCSVDNCRLFIGGIPKMKKREEILEEIAKVTEGVLDVIVYASAADKMKNRGFAFVEYESHRAAAMARRKLMPGRIQLWGHQIAVDWAEPEIDVDEDVMETVKILYVRNLMIETTEDTIKKVFGQFNPGCVERVKKIRDYAFVHFTTREDAIHAMNNLNGVELEGSCLEVTLAKPVDKEQYTRYQKAAKGGAAATSEVTQQPNYVYSCDPYTLAYYGYPYNALIGPNRDYFVKAGSIRGRGRGAAGNRAPGPRGSYLGGYSAGRGIYSRYHEGKGKQQEKGYELVPNLELPAVNPVAIKPGAVAIPAIGAQYSMFQAAPPAKMMEDGKIHTVEHIINPIAVQQDPASAAAAAAAAAAAAVIPAVSTPPPFQGRPITPVYTMAPNVPRIPAAGIYGTSYVPFAAPAAATATIATLQKNAAAAAAAYGGYAGYIPPAFPAAAIQVPIHDVYQTY from the exons GTTCCATCAGGCTGTGAATGAGTTTGACACCATGACTGCTGAGGATTCCACTGCAAGGATGAGCAATGATTCCGCTAACGTGGCCACCACAAAAGTCCCCGAAGGTGTCGCCGGTGCCCCCAACGAGGcggccctgctggccctgaTGGCCCGCACCGGGTACAGCATGATCCAGGAGAACGGGCAGCGCAAGTACGGGGGCCCTCCTCCCGGCTGGGACGGGCTGCACCCTCCGCGCGGCTGCGAGGTCTTCGTGGGCAAAATCCCCCGCGACGTCTACGAGGACGAGCTCGTGCCCGTCTTCGAGTCCGTGGGCCGCATCTACGAGATGCGCCTGATGATGGACTTCGACGGGAAGAACCGCGGCTACGCCTTCGTCATGTACACGCAGAAGCACGAGGCGAAGCGCGCCGTCAGGGAGCTGAACAACTACGAGATCCGCCCCGGCAGGCTGCTGGGCGTGTGCTGCAGCGTGGACAACTGCCGCCTCTTCATCGGAGGCATTCCCAAGATGAAGAAGAGAGAGGAGATCCTGGAAGAGATTGCCAAGGTGACAGAAGGCGTGCTGGATGTCATCGTGTACGCCAGCGCCGCGGACAAGATGAAGAACAGAGGCTTTGCCTTTGTGGAGTACGAGAGCCATCGAGCAGCGGCCATGGCCAGGAGAAAACTCATGCCAGGAAGGATCCAGCTGTGGGGGCATCAAATCGCTGTTGACTGGGCAGAACCAGAGATAGATGTGGATGAAGATGTCATGGAGACTGTTAAGATCCTCTATGTGAGGAATTTAATGATTGAGACCACAGAGGACACCATTAAAAAGGTGTTTGGTCAGTTTAACCCTGGCTGTGTggagagagtgaaaaaaatacGCGATTACGCCTTTGTGCACTTTACAACCAGGGAAGATGCCATTCATGCCATGAACAACCTCAATGGAGTTGAACTGGAAGGCTCGTGCCTGGAGGTTACTTTGGCCAAGCCAGTGGACAAGGAGCAGTACACTCGCTAccagaaagcagcaaaag gaggggctgcagcaacCTCCGAAGTAACTCAGCAACCTAACTATGTTTACTCTTGTGATCCATACACACTAGCATACTATGGATATCCATACAATGCCCTGATCGGGCCCAACAGAGATTACTTTGTGAAAG CAGGCAGCATACGAGGCAGAGGGCGAGGTGCAGCTGGCAACAGAGCTCCGGGTCCCAGGGGCTCCTACCTGGGGGGATACTCTGCTGGCCGTGGAATCTACAGCAGGTACCAtgaaggcaaaggaaaacagcaagagaaaggaTATGAGCTGGTTCCCAACTTGGAGCTACCTGCAGTCAACCCAGTGGCCATTAAGCCTGGGGCAG TGGCCATCCCTGCCATTGGTGCCCAGTACTCCATGTTCCAGGCGGCACCGCCAGCCAAGATGATGGAAGATGGCAAAATCCACACTGTTGAGCACATCATCAACCCTATAGCTGTCCAGCAGGACCCAGCTAGTGCAGCAGCTgccgcagcagcagctgcagctgcagctgtaatACCAGCTGTCTCAACACCTCCTCCCTTCCAG GGCCGCCCCATCACGCCGGTGTACACCATGGCTCCCAACGTGCCGCGGATCCCCGCCGCCGGGATTTACGGGACAAGTTACGTGCCGTTCGCGGCGCCCGCCGCGGCCACGGCCACAATAGCCACGCTACAGAAGAACGCGGCGGCCGCCGCCGCTGCCTACGGAGGGTACGCCGGCTACATCCCCCCGGCCTTCCCGGCCGCCGCCATCCAGGTGCCCATCCACGACGTCTACCAGACGTACTGA